In the Sphingobacterium sp. PCS056 genome, GACGAACCCTATTGTGAATATCATATTCTATCCGTTTATCACCAATTTGTCTAACCCTGTCTTGGATATCGTATTCAACCCGCTCATCACCAATTTGCCTTACCCTGTCTTGAATATCATACTCTATTCGTTTATCCCCAATGCGGCTAATTCGATTGTGAATATCATACTCTATTCGATTATTATCAATTTTATTACCTCGTGAAAAAAGAAGCTCCATTAAAAACTTATTTTCATTACTATTCAATCGGTCTATCAATTGTGCTTGGACATTAATCGAAAAAAACAAAACAGAAAACAAAAACAACAACTTCTTCATCGTTAATAATTAAACATGTAATTTACTCTAATATCTCTCATCCTAAAAAGCTGACTCATACACTTTTCCTTTACTCATATCCTCTAAAAAAATACATCACAACGCCTTTCGTTACCGTGCAAGGTAACGAAATAAATAGAAAAATGTTAACTTATAGCAACCTTAAAGACATCTTCACTTTGATAAATAATTGAAAACGGCTTAAATTTCACTGCTTAAATTTTAGAATTTGTATGTATCGCCATTTTTTCACGTTTTTAGAACAGTACTGATCTTTCTTATTTCGTTTTTTCATATGCTAATAAAAAACCTTACATTTAGTTAACAATTACAACCTATTATATAAAACGACCTTTATTCTAATGACAAAACTAATTATTCTCCTTTCAGGCTTATTCATCAGTAATATGCTATCTGCTCAATCTTTAAAAGAGGATTTTAAACCAGCAACAACTAATCAACCAGGACAACTCTTCCCACAGGTTAACTCGCAGGGGTACGCCAGATTTAAAATACACGCACCAAAAGCAGACAGTGTAAGGGTAAGCTTAGGTTTAGGCGGAGGAAGTGGCACAGTCCTACAAAAACAAAATGATGGATTCTTTACAGGCACTACAGAAGGTCCAATGGATGAAGGATTCCATTACTATAACATTACGGTAGATGGAGGAAAATTCAACGATCCAGGATCGATGAATTACTATGGATCTGTACGCTGGGAAAGTGGGATAGAAATTCCAGCACCTGATGAAGATTTTTATGCAGTCAAAGATGTGCCGCATGGACAGGTATCTCAAATATTATTCCCCTCCCCTAGCACAAACACTTCTCGTAGAGCATTTGTCTATACACCGCCAAGCTATAGTAAAGACCTCAATAAGCGGTATCCCGTTTTATATCTACAACACGGTTGGGGTGAAGATGAAACGGCGTGGTCTAATCAAGGAAAAGCAAATCTAATCATGGATAATATGATTGCCGAAGGAAAAATAAAACCATTCATCATTGTCATGACCTATGGTATGACTAATGAAGTGAAATGGGGAAAAATCAATGAATTTAAAATCGAAGAATTCGAAACCGTTTTAATTAAAGAACTAATACCTTATGTCGATGCTAACTTTAGAACATTAACGGATAAGACAAACCGTGCCATGGCGGGATTATCAATGGGTGGAATGGAGACAAAAATGATCACACTACGTAATCCAAAAGTCTTCGCACACTACGCATTATTAAGCGGAGGTACATACGCCGCATCCGATTTAGCTCATAAACCGGATGTAAAACTGATATTTCTCAGTTCTGGCAGTAGAGAAAATCCAGATAGAGTAAAACAAGCGGTTGATGAACTGAAAAAAGCTGGCGTTAACGCCGTGTCTTACGTATCACCAAATACTGGACATGAATTTCAGACTTGGCGCCGTAGCTTGCGCGAACTAGCACCGCTGTTATTTAAATAACATCATTTAATGGGTAATGGGGATCTGCCCATATTCTCCCTGATAGAATATGAGCAGATTTCAAACTTTATTTGAAATTAAAGAAACATGAACTAAAAAAATACAAATCGTGATATTAGAAGTCGCCATATTAAAGGTAAAATCTGGAAGATCCAAACAATTTGAACTGGATTTTCAAATAGCAGAACAATACATATCTTCCATTAAGGGATATATAAAACATTCACTGATGAAATGTTTAGAAGTAGATAATCAATATATCTTATTGGTTGAATGGGTTTCCGTCGAAGCGCATGAAATCGGATTCCGTCAGTCATCACAATACCAAAAATGGAAAACCTTATTGCATGACTATTACGATCCTTTTCCGCAAGTTTTGCACTATGAAGATTTAAATAGAAAAATATAGTAGATTTTAACAACAGCAACCGTTCATCTGGCCAATCTATTACAGAAGAAATATAAATAGTGTATGCGAAACATCATTTTAAATAAATACTGGAAGGAATTTCAGCATGAAATGCCGGAATATAAAAAGTTAGAAATTCCACAGTCTTATTACTTTTGTGACAATGCACAGGATGCACATGAATGTGCCGAACTTGTACGAAAAGGTATTAAACGAGCTACAACACATTCCTTATCTGGGTTGGAAATCAATAAAGAGAAACTACCTGCTATCGGAGACCTGTCTATCGTCACCGATTGGCATGGAATGCCCAAAGCAATCACCAAAACCGTTAAAGTAGAGATTGTAAAATATAAAGATATCACAGCTGAATATGCTTTCATTGAAGGTGAAGGAGACAGAAGTTTAAGCTATTGGCAAAGGGTTCATTGGGATTATTACACAAGAGAACTGAGTGATCTCGGCTTAAAACCTTTTCAGGACATGAAACTTGTCTGCGAATACTTTGAGACAATTTGGCAAAAAAAATAAAACCCAAAGCAATTTGGGCTTTTGTTGTTTATAGCGTCCCCTCCTGAACTTGATCAAACAACAAAACATTCACAACAGAAGAAATAAGCAAAGCGGATAGCTTTGGTTAATGATTTTTAACCTCCCCCCTTTACAGGATCATGTACTTATCCCTAACACTCCGCAGAAACCTTGATCCGTTCGACTAAGATTTTTTGCCATATCTTTTCATTTACTATTCCGAACGATAAATAGCAATTCCATATTCGCAAGAAAAATTTGGACGCTCTTCTTAGACTACCGTGTATGACTATGGTCTTTTACAGGCAATAAATAATTCTATTAATGCGAT is a window encoding:
- a CDS encoding alpha/beta hydrolase-fold protein, giving the protein MTKLIILLSGLFISNMLSAQSLKEDFKPATTNQPGQLFPQVNSQGYARFKIHAPKADSVRVSLGLGGGSGTVLQKQNDGFFTGTTEGPMDEGFHYYNITVDGGKFNDPGSMNYYGSVRWESGIEIPAPDEDFYAVKDVPHGQVSQILFPSPSTNTSRRAFVYTPPSYSKDLNKRYPVLYLQHGWGEDETAWSNQGKANLIMDNMIAEGKIKPFIIVMTYGMTNEVKWGKINEFKIEEFETVLIKELIPYVDANFRTLTDKTNRAMAGLSMGGMETKMITLRNPKVFAHYALLSGGTYAASDLAHKPDVKLIFLSSGSRENPDRVKQAVDELKKAGVNAVSYVSPNTGHEFQTWRRSLRELAPLLFK
- a CDS encoding antibiotic biosynthesis monooxygenase family protein, which codes for MILEVAILKVKSGRSKQFELDFQIAEQYISSIKGYIKHSLMKCLEVDNQYILLVEWVSVEAHEIGFRQSSQYQKWKTLLHDYYDPFPQVLHYEDLNRKI
- a CDS encoding ASCH domain-containing protein, encoding MRNIILNKYWKEFQHEMPEYKKLEIPQSYYFCDNAQDAHECAELVRKGIKRATTHSLSGLEINKEKLPAIGDLSIVTDWHGMPKAITKTVKVEIVKYKDITAEYAFIEGEGDRSLSYWQRVHWDYYTRELSDLGLKPFQDMKLVCEYFETIWQKK